One Edaphobacter flagellatus genomic region harbors:
- a CDS encoding TonB-dependent receptor: MFRFLLVALLFFASTLPGRSQAVNATLRGTVMDATGSVVSKAKVELYEPLTGQKVREATSNDNGDFELSELKPGTYELRCSAQGFKQFVAQNIILDSGQVRRVNPSLALGATTDEVTVSAGAAVISTESPTLSGLFTMKQHDESPQVMIYPAIYGMLTTLAGVQGGTGSPIANGQSQQQQSQTFDGIANDLQGNQSNNANFFEQVSASLFNAPAESAVPVQINLVTKRGTNKFHGSASYRIYDSVFNARGYFTTVKSPYLQHEWNLEGGGYIWRDRTFFYGQWFAQKIPLGYQSLANVPTMAMRSGVFSTPIIDPQTGQQFPNNTIPASRISPVAKAFQDNYIPAPNNGPATSQANNYAFQFPFNTDLYRGDWPMARIDHQLTKNNSFFVRWLMRQTPYVLNNGLPILVWTRNRRHQQWAAGDTHLFTSQMVNEFRFGYSTDYMVDGQTNAGQTPPDGAQVLATTGLQGSNPSNSKGQGFPSISFGGSGFTALTNVAGGVKADNHITTFADTLTWQKGRHVLKFGGSAVHFSNYYGFVNDYGAFSFNGSVTKPGAQGTPDSTYADFLLGLPQQSQRTNPLSGRTLTLNEYGLFAQDSFKISPKLNIDYGLRWDIYGTPTASDHLMYNFDPTTGNVIVDPGGIAKVSPFYPKTITVQSGSVRALVDKTNVAPRIGAAYQITSHSVLRGGYGLYISRLGASNTFNNFLPINPQLGSTGPFSISETYINNSTGSAFSFPNPYPVNGTTSAPSQSILGYPLQTNHGHIHQFSATYEIEMHNIGFRVSYVGSRSTGLNYSVNINKPTPSTTAWTAARNPYPQFVSATMVRYNGSANYNGLQFDVRRRVGSFTFTANYSLSSSQANFLNTENPYNLLARYANDGLTRRHYSSSTLSYSLPFGHGKRYLNGAGGITDRVAGGWSTNVITYLASGTWFSPSFTGSDPSHTNTTTGLPDRVGDPFAPGPVANNPSCTPPPGQTPHTIGLWFNPCAFAVPQQGTFGNALPNSLTGQNLYQTHVSIIKSTPITERVKFNFITQVSNLFNHAQFVNPTGSITGTGSRFTSQIGTFGGYEVATPRQITFQGAFVF, translated from the coding sequence GTGTTTCGATTCCTGCTCGTAGCTCTCCTTTTCTTTGCATCCACACTTCCAGGAAGATCCCAGGCTGTAAACGCTACCTTGCGCGGCACGGTGATGGACGCAACCGGCAGCGTCGTGTCCAAGGCAAAGGTCGAGCTCTACGAGCCCCTGACCGGCCAGAAGGTCCGCGAGGCCACCTCGAACGACAACGGCGACTTCGAACTCAGCGAACTGAAGCCCGGTACCTACGAGCTTCGTTGCAGCGCACAGGGCTTCAAGCAGTTTGTGGCGCAGAACATCATCCTTGACAGCGGCCAGGTGCGCCGCGTGAATCCATCGCTGGCACTCGGCGCAACGACGGACGAGGTCACCGTCTCGGCGGGCGCTGCCGTCATCTCAACTGAATCGCCGACACTCAGCGGGCTGTTCACGATGAAGCAGCACGACGAATCGCCGCAGGTCATGATCTACCCTGCGATCTATGGCATGCTGACGACGCTCGCCGGCGTGCAGGGCGGCACAGGCTCTCCCATTGCGAACGGCCAATCACAGCAGCAACAGTCGCAGACCTTCGACGGCATCGCCAACGACCTGCAGGGTAACCAGAGCAACAACGCAAACTTCTTCGAGCAGGTCTCAGCCTCGCTCTTCAACGCTCCGGCAGAGAGCGCCGTTCCCGTGCAGATCAACCTGGTCACTAAGCGCGGCACCAACAAGTTCCACGGCAGCGCCAGCTATCGCATCTACGACTCGGTCTTCAACGCGCGCGGCTACTTCACCACCGTCAAAAGCCCTTACCTACAGCACGAATGGAATCTTGAGGGCGGAGGCTACATCTGGCGCGACCGCACCTTCTTCTACGGCCAGTGGTTCGCACAGAAGATTCCGCTGGGCTACCAGTCGCTGGCAAACGTTCCCACGATGGCGATGCGCTCCGGGGTCTTCTCAACACCTATCATCGACCCACAGACCGGTCAGCAGTTCCCCAATAACACCATCCCGGCCTCACGCATCAGTCCGGTGGCCAAGGCCTTTCAGGACAACTACATTCCAGCCCCGAATAACGGTCCGGCAACAAGTCAGGCAAACAATTACGCCTTTCAGTTCCCCTTCAACACCGACCTATACCGCGGCGACTGGCCGATGGCCCGCATCGACCATCAGTTGACCAAGAACAACTCCTTCTTCGTCCGCTGGCTGATGCGTCAGACGCCTTACGTGCTGAACAACGGTCTTCCTATCCTGGTGTGGACCCGCAACCGTCGTCACCAGCAGTGGGCCGCGGGCGATACGCACCTGTTCACGTCTCAGATGGTCAATGAGTTCCGCTTCGGCTATTCCACGGACTACATGGTGGATGGCCAGACCAACGCCGGGCAAACACCTCCAGATGGCGCGCAGGTGCTGGCCACCACCGGACTGCAGGGATCGAATCCTAGCAACAGCAAGGGACAGGGATTCCCCAGCATCTCCTTTGGCGGTTCAGGTTTCACCGCTTTGACGAACGTTGCCGGAGGCGTCAAAGCGGACAACCACATTACGACGTTCGCAGACACGCTCACCTGGCAAAAGGGACGCCATGTGCTGAAGTTTGGCGGCTCGGCAGTCCACTTCAGCAATTACTACGGCTTCGTCAATGACTACGGAGCGTTTAGCTTTAATGGCTCCGTCACGAAACCAGGTGCGCAAGGTACTCCTGATTCGACCTATGCTGATTTTCTGCTTGGTCTTCCTCAGCAAAGCCAGCGCACGAATCCGCTCAGCGGCCGCACACTGACTCTGAACGAATACGGCCTGTTCGCGCAGGACTCGTTCAAGATCTCGCCCAAGCTGAACATTGACTACGGACTGCGTTGGGATATCTACGGCACGCCAACCGCAAGCGATCACCTGATGTATAACTTCGACCCAACAACAGGAAACGTCATTGTCGATCCAGGTGGAATTGCGAAGGTAAGCCCGTTCTATCCCAAGACGATCACGGTTCAGTCCGGCAGTGTGCGGGCTCTGGTTGACAAAACCAACGTCGCTCCTCGTATTGGTGCGGCCTATCAAATAACGAGCCATTCCGTCCTGCGTGGAGGCTATGGCCTCTATATCTCGCGTCTGGGCGCTTCCAATACATTCAACAACTTCCTCCCGATCAATCCGCAGCTGGGATCGACCGGGCCGTTCTCGATCAGCGAGACCTACATCAACAACTCAACTGGAAGCGCATTTTCCTTCCCGAACCCTTACCCAGTCAACGGTACGACGTCGGCTCCCAGTCAGAGCATCCTGGGCTACCCGCTCCAGACCAATCATGGCCATATCCATCAATTCAGTGCGACCTACGAGATAGAGATGCACAATATCGGTTTCCGGGTCTCGTATGTCGGCTCCAGGAGCACGGGCCTGAACTATTCAGTCAACATCAATAAGCCCACGCCCAGCACAACGGCTTGGACGGCAGCGCGCAATCCTTATCCTCAATTCGTATCGGCAACGATGGTCCGCTACAATGGCAGCGCGAACTATAACGGCCTGCAGTTCGACGTGCGCCGCCGTGTCGGCTCGTTTACCTTCACCGCCAACTATTCCTTGTCGAGCAGCCAGGCAAACTTCCTGAACACGGAGAACCCATACAACCTGCTGGCCCGTTATGCGAACGATGGCCTGACACGTCGGCACTACAGCTCGAGCACACTGTCCTATTCGCTTCCATTCGGCCATGGCAAACGGTATCTGAACGGAGCCGGAGGAATAACGGACCGTGTCGCGGGCGGCTGGTCGACCAACGTAATCACCTACCTGGCGTCGGGCACCTGGTTTTCGCCATCGTTCACGGGCTCCGACCCCTCACACACCAACACCACGACAGGATTGCCGGATCGGGTAGGTGATCCCTTCGCCCCTGGCCCCGTTGCTAATAACCCCTCCTGCACACCTCCTCCCGGGCAAACGCCTCACACAATCGGGCTATGGTTCAACCCATGTGCTTTCGCTGTTCCACAGCAGGGAACCTTCGGCAATGCACTGCCGAACAGCCTGACAGGTCAAAATCTATATCAGACGCACGTCTCGATCATCAAGAGCACTCCGATCACCGAGCGCGTGAAGTTCAACTTCATCACCCAGGTCTCCAACCTGTTCAACCACGCACAGTTCGTCAACCCCACTGGAAGTATCACAGGCACCGGCAGTCGCTTCACCAGCCAGATTGGAACCTTTGGCGGGTACGAAGTGGCTACGCCTCGGCAGATCACCTTCCAGGGCGCGTTCGTCTTCTAG
- a CDS encoding glycosyltransferase family 4 protein — protein MREVTVFVGGSIGSDPYSPRTWSGSSVHLLKAMAKAELLHAAVGIHLPKLSHYATLAKNFNTNRSVWRKHFYFDPSYRRALTEAAARIPVESPVLMQIGHMFSLPKAFPTHKCISYHDGNLAEMISSGFGIDGVSNMRIEQALEYEHEAARSMTAVFTFSEYLRQSFIHAYGVPENRVFNVGGGINLDDPPAPDPAKTYTAPRILFIGTEFLRKGGQQLLEAFRIVREQIPAAELHIAGPTHVDNLPAGATLHGHLSKSDPTQKQKLEQLFRSASIFTLPSLYEPFGIAPLEAMLYQLPCVLTNDWALKEFVTPGVNGELVAKDSIEDLAEKITMLLSQPDRLATMGRNARETVLNRYTWPAVAGRMAEIISTL, from the coding sequence ATGCGCGAGGTCACTGTCTTCGTCGGCGGCTCGATCGGCTCTGACCCATACTCTCCTCGAACATGGTCCGGCTCCTCGGTCCATCTACTGAAGGCGATGGCCAAGGCTGAGCTGCTCCACGCAGCTGTCGGCATCCACCTGCCGAAGTTGAGCCACTACGCAACCCTGGCCAAAAACTTCAACACAAATCGCAGTGTCTGGCGGAAGCACTTTTACTTCGATCCATCCTATCGTCGAGCTCTTACCGAAGCTGCGGCCAGAATTCCCGTCGAGAGTCCCGTGCTGATGCAGATCGGCCACATGTTCTCGCTGCCGAAGGCCTTTCCTACACACAAATGCATCTCCTATCACGATGGCAACCTGGCCGAGATGATCTCGAGCGGCTTCGGCATCGACGGCGTTTCGAATATGCGCATCGAGCAAGCCCTCGAGTACGAGCACGAAGCGGCGCGCTCCATGACTGCCGTCTTCACCTTCAGCGAGTACCTGCGGCAATCTTTCATCCATGCCTATGGCGTACCTGAGAATCGTGTCTTCAATGTCGGTGGTGGCATCAATCTCGACGACCCACCCGCACCCGACCCCGCGAAGACCTACACGGCACCGCGTATTCTTTTTATCGGCACCGAGTTTCTCCGCAAAGGCGGCCAGCAGCTTCTTGAAGCCTTCCGCATCGTCCGCGAACAGATTCCCGCAGCGGAGCTGCATATCGCAGGCCCCACACACGTCGACAATCTACCAGCGGGCGCGACGCTGCACGGACATCTCTCCAAATCCGATCCCACACAGAAGCAGAAGCTCGAACAACTCTTCCGCTCCGCCAGTATTTTTACGCTGCCGTCCCTCTACGAGCCCTTCGGCATCGCCCCGCTCGAAGCCATGCTCTATCAACTTCCCTGCGTCCTCACCAACGACTGGGCGCTCAAGGAATTTGTTACTCCCGGCGTCAACGGCGAACTGGTTGCCAAAGACTCCATCGAAGATCTCGCCGAAAAAATCACCATGCTGCTCTCTCAGCCCGACCGCCTCGCAACGATGGGCCGTAACGCGCGCGAAACCGTGCTCAACCGCTATACCTGGCCTGCGGTTGCGGGACGGATGGCTGAGATTATTTCCACCCTTTGA
- a CDS encoding lamin tail domain-containing protein has translation MAFALLGIGLLPSAAQTPTHVVISQVYGGGGNSGATYKNDFIELFNPTTTPQTLNGYSVQYASSTGSTYSVTALPASVTLQPGQYFLIQESAGSAGTTNLPTPDVTGTLNLSATAGKVALVSSTNALTGSAGCPTAANGVVDYLGFGGASGPSCYFGTPGPLLSNTTAAVRTNACVDNQNNGTDFSAAAPVPHNTASMLAPCNPIGSGPIKAAGLATPSTVNQGSPTLLTVTVTPGTNPASTGIVVKADLSAIGGSSTQPLVDDGTNGDVTAGDNIYSYSATPTVTGTFSLPITATDSELRTASTSIALTVVTPPQTVSIQQIQSAKPSPYAGQSVTTSGIVVGVKSNGFYIEAKDASTTASTPQGILIYTGSTAKPSYIAIGNEVQVSGKVSTYPTTSLTPGTEIDGPQTFALLSNGNALPPAVTITQAMDSPSGGIYQFAKFEGMRVAIDSLTTTSGTDASLTESTETNISNGRFYGVVTGVPRPFREPGVAITDTAYGPLPAGVPIWDSNPELLYIDSKTFGGSAINLTSNTQLTGLSGVMDFSFGYPEIILDATNHPTITGGMAPAPIPVQAGNEFTVASFNMERFYNDVSDQDNPGSSAVVVTTEAYQRRLNKASLAIRNILNTPDVIGMQEIENLAVLTDLANKISTDAVAAGQTDPHYVPYLFLGNDISAINTGALVKSTRVSTVRAEQFGLTTTFTNSTGSQAILNDRTPLVLHLGVKRGGTAPDYPITVIDVHQRSLINVDDPTSTGATVRLKREAQAEYLAKLIQGYQAAGEHVITVGDYNGFEFSDGFVDVLGVTKGNPVPASQVVTPPVAGLANPALVDLVTLLPADQRQSYVETGSAQVLDHVVVTSDLVPSNTRLVYAHIDADFPLVNLNDASLPSRISDHDPAVAYFTVPPVAGTVQLATSAVLSKIDGGYQATVTVKNTGTGTAQSVSLTTATLGSATASPLPVALGDVQPGASTTVTVLFPASAGNSGAAAVEKLGGTYAGGTFSGTFRVVLP, from the coding sequence TTGGCCTTTGCCCTTCTAGGGATCGGTCTTCTTCCGAGCGCGGCACAGACTCCAACCCACGTCGTGATCTCGCAGGTTTACGGCGGTGGCGGCAACTCAGGCGCAACCTATAAGAACGACTTCATCGAGTTGTTCAACCCGACGACGACTCCCCAGACGCTGAACGGCTACAGCGTGCAATATGCCAGTTCCACCGGCAGCACCTATTCGGTGACGGCGCTTCCGGCGTCGGTCACGCTCCAGCCTGGGCAATACTTTCTGATTCAGGAGTCGGCCGGTTCTGCTGGCACGACGAACCTGCCCACGCCTGACGTGACTGGCACACTCAACCTGAGCGCGACGGCGGGCAAGGTCGCGCTGGTCAGTTCGACCAACGCGCTGACCGGTTCTGCAGGATGCCCGACTGCCGCGAACGGTGTGGTCGACTATCTCGGCTTTGGTGGCGCAAGCGGCCCGAGCTGCTACTTCGGCACGCCGGGGCCTCTGTTGTCGAACACAACGGCAGCGGTTCGTACGAATGCGTGTGTCGATAACCAGAACAACGGGACGGATTTTTCCGCTGCAGCTCCTGTACCGCACAATACGGCCTCGATGCTGGCGCCGTGCAATCCGATCGGCTCTGGTCCGATCAAGGCTGCCGGACTGGCGACGCCTTCGACGGTGAACCAGGGCAGTCCAACGCTCCTGACGGTCACGGTGACTCCGGGAACGAATCCTGCGAGCACGGGCATTGTGGTGAAGGCCGATCTGAGCGCCATCGGCGGCTCCTCGACGCAGCCTCTGGTCGATGACGGTACCAATGGCGATGTGACAGCGGGCGATAATATCTACTCCTATTCGGCGACGCCGACGGTGACGGGAACCTTCTCGCTGCCGATCACAGCGACGGACTCCGAGCTGCGCACAGCATCGACGAGCATCGCGCTCACGGTTGTAACACCGCCGCAGACGGTTTCGATCCAGCAGATCCAGTCGGCGAAGCCTTCACCCTATGCCGGGCAATCGGTGACAACCAGCGGCATCGTGGTCGGTGTGAAGTCGAACGGCTTCTATATCGAGGCGAAGGACGCGAGTACGACGGCGTCGACGCCGCAGGGCATCTTGATCTATACGGGATCGACGGCGAAGCCCTCCTATATCGCCATCGGCAATGAGGTGCAGGTCTCGGGTAAGGTGTCGACGTATCCGACGACTTCGCTGACTCCCGGAACGGAGATCGATGGACCGCAGACCTTTGCTCTGCTCTCGAATGGCAATGCGCTTCCTCCTGCGGTGACAATTACGCAGGCGATGGATTCGCCCTCGGGCGGCATCTATCAGTTCGCGAAGTTCGAAGGCATGCGCGTCGCGATTGATTCGCTGACGACGACCAGCGGAACAGATGCTTCGCTCACCGAATCGACCGAGACGAACATCTCGAACGGGCGCTTCTACGGCGTAGTGACGGGCGTTCCTCGTCCCTTCCGCGAGCCTGGCGTCGCCATCACGGACACGGCCTACGGCCCGCTGCCCGCCGGCGTTCCCATCTGGGACTCGAACCCCGAGCTGCTTTATATCGATTCGAAGACCTTCGGTGGATCTGCGATCAACCTGACGAGCAATACTCAGCTAACGGGACTGTCGGGCGTCATGGACTTCTCCTTCGGTTATCCGGAGATCATCCTCGATGCGACGAACCATCCGACAATCACCGGCGGTATGGCACCGGCACCGATCCCGGTTCAGGCTGGCAACGAGTTCACCGTTGCCAGCTTTAACATGGAGCGCTTCTACAACGACGTCTCCGACCAGGACAATCCGGGAAGCTCGGCTGTTGTGGTGACGACCGAGGCTTATCAGCGCAGGCTGAACAAGGCGTCGCTTGCTATCCGTAACATCCTCAACACGCCGGACGTGATCGGCATGCAGGAAATTGAAAACCTGGCGGTGCTGACCGATCTTGCCAACAAGATCAGTACAGATGCCGTTGCAGCGGGCCAGACTGATCCGCATTATGTTCCATACCTTTTCCTCGGCAACGACATCAGTGCCATCAACACCGGCGCCTTGGTGAAATCGACGCGCGTGAGCACGGTCCGGGCAGAGCAGTTTGGCTTGACAACGACGTTCACCAACTCGACCGGCAGCCAGGCAATCCTCAACGACCGCACACCACTGGTACTGCACCTCGGTGTGAAACGTGGAGGCACGGCACCTGATTATCCGATCACGGTGATCGATGTGCATCAGCGCTCGCTGATCAACGTCGATGATCCGACTTCTACCGGCGCAACGGTTCGCCTGAAGCGCGAGGCGCAGGCCGAGTATCTGGCCAAGCTGATTCAGGGTTATCAGGCGGCGGGCGAACACGTGATCACTGTCGGCGACTACAACGGCTTCGAGTTCTCCGACGGCTTCGTCGATGTGCTTGGTGTCACCAAGGGCAATCCGGTTCCGGCATCGCAGGTGGTGACGCCTCCGGTGGCTGGGCTGGCGAATCCCGCTCTGGTTGATCTAGTCACGCTGCTTCCGGCAGATCAGCGTCAGAGCTACGTGGAGACCGGCAGCGCGCAGGTGCTTGACCACGTTGTGGTCACCAGCGATCTGGTGCCGAGCAACACACGGCTTGTCTATGCGCACATCGATGCGGACTTTCCACTGGTGAACCTGAACGATGCTTCGCTTCCGTCGCGCATCAGCGACCACGATCCGGCGGTGGCCTACTTCACGGTTCCTCCGGTGGCAGGCACAGTACAACTGGCAACGTCGGCCGTGTTGAGCAAGATTGACGGCGGATATCAGGCGACGGTGACGGTGAAGAACACAGGCACCGGCACAGCACAATCGGTCTCGTTGACGACAGCAACGCTGGGTTCGGCAACTGCTTCTCCGCTGCCTGTTGCGTTGGGAGATGTGCAGCCCGGGGCTTCAACGACCGTGACCGTCCTTTTCCCCGCATCGGCCGGCAACTCTGGCGCAGCCGCAGTTGAGAAGCTCGGGGGAACCTATGCAGGCGGCACCTTCAGCGGCACCTTCCGCGTAGTTCTGCCCTAA
- a CDS encoding (R)-mandelonitrile lyase produces MEIKRNGSQASAKGPADWFTGTVRIDPLFQTSDPARAQGASVTFEPGARTAWHTHPLGQTLIVLSGAGRVQRWGGHVEEIRPGDVVWFSPGEKHWHGASPTTAMTHIAVQEALEGKVVDWMEHVTDAQYRG; encoded by the coding sequence ATGGAGATCAAACGCAATGGCTCGCAGGCTTCAGCCAAAGGGCCAGCGGACTGGTTCACGGGAACAGTGCGCATCGATCCACTTTTTCAGACCTCTGATCCTGCACGCGCTCAGGGAGCCAGCGTTACCTTCGAACCTGGCGCACGCACAGCATGGCACACGCATCCGCTTGGCCAGACGCTCATCGTTCTCTCCGGCGCAGGCCGTGTGCAGCGATGGGGAGGACACGTCGAAGAGATCCGGCCTGGCGACGTCGTCTGGTTCTCGCCCGGCGAAAAACACTGGCACGGAGCATCGCCAACCACTGCCATGACGCACATTGCCGTACAGGAAGCGCTCGAAGGCAAGGTCGTTGACTGGATGGAGCATGTCACCGACGCACAGTATCGCGGCTAA
- a CDS encoding class I SAM-dependent rRNA methyltransferase gives MSRERKERQPQTVAGQSHGPAVSITRRAAERLRAGHLWVYRSDAETLIPREGEDAIAPGVLVTVVDSRGIPLGSGLYSSASQIAVRMVSTQPALSRETYLVDVAERLNAALDLREALAPSSQQNDSARLVFAEADALPGIVADRYNDLIILQLLAQGTAQPDLRATFTQVVRERFGSSVHTIVERPDPRIRELEELESPSSEPLYQQSPEAKLATIFTINNLRFHYDASAGQKTGAFLDQRLNYAAAAAHAHGVALDICTYQGGFALHLAQNCDRVTGVDVSRAALEVADRNLELNAPKLRAEVDWIEADAFELLREYDATSQRFDTIVLDPPAFAKSKRAVEGALRGYKEMNLRALRMLRAGGKLITCSCSHHVAREEFVAATAAAAADAGRRVQVLETRAAAPDHPEILTLPETAYLKCLICRVA, from the coding sequence ATGTCACGAGAGCGAAAAGAGCGACAGCCGCAAACCGTCGCAGGACAGTCCCACGGCCCCGCCGTCTCCATCACCCGCCGCGCCGCCGAAAGGCTCCGTGCCGGTCACCTCTGGGTCTATCGCTCCGACGCCGAAACCCTCATCCCCCGCGAGGGAGAGGATGCCATCGCGCCCGGCGTGCTCGTCACCGTCGTCGACAGCCGTGGCATCCCGCTTGGCTCCGGCCTCTACAGTTCGGCCTCGCAGATCGCCGTCCGCATGGTCAGCACGCAGCCCGCGCTCAGCCGCGAGACATATCTCGTCGACGTCGCCGAGCGCTTGAACGCTGCCCTCGACCTCCGCGAGGCGTTGGCCCCATCCAGCCAGCAAAACGACTCCGCAAGGCTCGTCTTCGCCGAAGCCGATGCACTGCCCGGCATCGTTGCCGACCGCTACAACGACCTCATCATCCTGCAGCTTCTCGCGCAAGGCACCGCGCAGCCCGACCTCCGCGCAACCTTCACGCAGGTCGTTCGAGAACGCTTCGGCTCCAGCGTCCATACCATCGTCGAGCGGCCCGACCCGCGCATCCGCGAGCTTGAAGAGCTGGAATCTCCTTCATCCGAGCCGCTGTATCAACAAAGCCCCGAAGCGAAGCTCGCCACTATCTTCACCATCAACAATCTCCGCTTTCACTACGACGCCAGCGCAGGACAGAAAACCGGAGCCTTCCTCGATCAACGCCTCAACTACGCTGCCGCGGCAGCGCACGCGCACGGCGTTGCACTCGACATCTGCACCTATCAAGGCGGCTTCGCGCTGCACCTGGCACAAAACTGCGATCGAGTCACTGGAGTCGATGTCAGCCGCGCCGCACTCGAAGTGGCCGACCGCAATCTGGAACTCAACGCTCCTAAACTGCGCGCCGAAGTCGACTGGATCGAGGCCGACGCCTTCGAGCTGCTGCGCGAATACGACGCAACCAGCCAGCGCTTCGATACGATCGTGCTCGACCCTCCCGCCTTCGCTAAATCGAAACGCGCCGTTGAAGGCGCGCTGCGCGGCTATAAGGAGATGAACCTGCGCGCTCTGCGCATGCTTCGCGCTGGAGGAAAGCTCATTACCTGCTCCTGCTCGCACCACGTCGCACGCGAAGAGTTCGTCGCTGCCACCGCCGCAGCCGCAGCCGACGCAGGACGCCGCGTGCAGGTGCTCGAAACCCGCGCTGCCGCACCCGATCATCCCGAGATCCTGACGCTCCCCGAGACTGCTTACCTAAAGTGCCTGATCTGTCGCGTGGCGTAA
- a CDS encoding PEP-CTERM sorting domain-containing protein: MMKKTALSIWMFVVAAFLFVPLASADTINLTLSNPVQSGVAGSTLTFDATAVAISDKLGAVYLNGDNVNHLDVPLTLDDTDFLINFPLSMSGGDSFTGSLFTVTLPTVIAPGVYTGTFSILGGLDPSSFDTLATVNFTINATSPVPEPGTYVLLGTGLAALVLVGFSRRQQAAFGNAA, from the coding sequence ATGATGAAGAAAACGGCCCTTTCGATTTGGATGTTTGTTGTGGCGGCGTTCCTGTTCGTGCCGCTGGCCTCGGCAGATACGATCAACCTGACCCTGAGCAACCCGGTGCAGAGCGGGGTGGCTGGCAGCACGCTGACGTTCGATGCGACGGCGGTTGCAATCAGCGACAAGCTGGGTGCTGTGTATCTGAACGGCGATAACGTGAATCACCTGGATGTTCCGCTGACGCTCGACGACACGGACTTCCTGATCAACTTCCCGCTGTCGATGTCAGGCGGCGACAGCTTTACGGGATCGCTTTTCACCGTGACGCTGCCGACGGTAATCGCTCCCGGTGTTTATACGGGAACGTTCTCGATCCTGGGCGGACTCGACCCTTCGTCCTTCGACACGCTGGCGACAGTGAACTTCACAATCAACGCGACGAGCCCTGTCCCGGAGCCGGGAACCTACGTACTGCTCGGTACAGGTCTTGCGGCATTGGTGCTGGTCGGTTTCTCGCGGCGGCAGCAGGCCGCGTTCGGCAATGCAGCGTAG